The following are encoded together in the Vigna angularis cultivar LongXiaoDou No.4 chromosome 9, ASM1680809v1, whole genome shotgun sequence genome:
- the LOC108322789 gene encoding peroxidase P7-like, with protein MALRGYYFVLLHALVFAALATSAFSKLSSHYYDYSCPKALSTIKTVVEAAVQKERRMGASLTRLHFHDCFVNGCDGSILLDSTSSIDSEKNSNANFQSARGFEVVDEIKQAVDEACGKPVVSCADILAVAARDSVVALGGPTWKVKLGRRDSTTASRAAADANIPAPFFSLSELITNFRNHGLDEKDLVVLSGGHSIGYASCATFRAHIYNDSNIDSDFAKNLKYICPTAGGDSNLSPLDSTPAQFDKNYYSNLVQKKGLLHSDQELFNGGSTDDLVKEYSYDTDDFFEDFADSMIKMGNIQPLTGNQGEIRVNCRKVNQ; from the exons ATGGCATTGCGTGGATATTACTTCGTTCTTCTTCATGCCCTTGTGTTTGCTGCTCTTGCAACCTCAGCCTTCTCAAAATTGTCATCTCATTACTATGACTATTCTTGCCCCAAAGCTTTGAGCACCATCAAAACTGTCGTCGAGGCTGCAGTGCAGAAAGAACGCCGTATGGGAGCATCCTTGACACGCCTGCACTTCCATGATTGTTTTGTTAAC GGCTGCGATGGTTCAATTCTTCTAGATTCAACATCCTCCATTGACAGCGAGAAGAATTCAAATGCTAATTTCCAATCTGCTAGAGGGTTTGAAGTGGTGGATGAGATCAAGCAGGCTGTGGACGAAGCATGTGGGAAACCTGTTGTTTCTTGCGCAGACATATTGGCTGTTGCAGCTCGTGACTCTGTCGTTGCG TTAGGTGGGCCAACATGGAAGGTGAAACTGGGGAGAAGAGACTCCACCACAGCAAGTCGTGCAGCAGCAGATGCAAACATTCCAGCACCATTTTTCAGCCTCTCTGAACTCATCACCAACTTCAGGAACCATGGTCTTGATGAGAAGGACCTTGTTGTTCTAAGTGGAGGCCACTCCATCGGATATGCAAGTTGTGCTACCTTTAGGGCTCATATCTACAACGACTCCAACATCGATTCCGACTTTGCAAAAAATCTCAAATACATTTGCCCTACAGCTGGTGGTGACTCCAACCTTTCTCCTTTGGACTCAACTCCTGCTCAATTTGACAAAAACTACTACTCGAATTTGGTCCAAAAGAAAGGGCTTCTTCACTCTGATCAAGAACTCTTCAATGGTGGTTCCACTGATGATCTTGTCAAAGAGTACAGCTACGACACTGATGATTTCTTCGAAGATTTCGCAGATTCGATGATTAAGATGGGAAATATTCAGCCTCTCACAGGGAATCAAGGTGAAATTCGTGTTAATTGCAGGAAAGTAAACCAATGA